From the genome of Nicotiana sylvestris chromosome 1, ASM39365v2, whole genome shotgun sequence:
AATACCTACAGCCAACTAAAATATTACATCACCCTCATAATTATCTTTCCTTATCTTTTGTCAAACCTGGTCATAAAAGTATGAGCAGTTACCTCTTAAAACTGCGTGCATGCACATCCACAAACGCGCGCACACACACGTGTATGTGGCTTGATCTTTTCCCTCTCGTAAGGAAGGAGGAAGGTTTTGATTTTTAGTGAATAACTTTCTTCTTATGGGATGAAATATATGAAGTTTGGTCGAGGTATTCGAGACTTGTAATGCACACTTAAAGAAGTGTCTGCCTAGTGGCCAATTTGGGTTGAGAACTATGAGGTCTCAAGGTTCAAATCCCAGCAAAGGCAAATAGAACACTCAGTAATTTCTTCCCATCAGTTACCTGGTACCTGTGCTGGTAGGAGATAGCAGATATCCCGTGGAATTAGTCAAGGTGCGTGCAAGCTAGCCCAGACACCATGGTTATAAAAAAAAAGTGTCTGCATGCTATCTACATAGAAATAATGGACATGCTATCTTGCTTTTGATGCTTAAGTACATCACGGAATGTGTACAAGATACAATAAAAGTTCTATAAGGTAATGCATGTAGAATACACGTTATGGTCTGTTACAGGTTATTTAACCGGAAAGCATGCACCTTTAATTTCCTCATCTTTAGTGAACTGGGGTCTATATAAGCTGATTTATGCATGCTTCAAGAGTTTTGCTAATGAAACTGCTCTGAGTGGTCTCATTGCCAGTGAAAGTTTCACTGTGTTACATGAATGGGTAACTATCTATATTTATGTTTTGGCAACTCTCTATATTTTATGTCTGAGATACTTCATATTTTCTATAAGGTGCTTGTACAAGATTTGCAACATACTATCAACTTAATTGCATTATATTGTTTATTTCATTCCACTATGCTTAAGGTTTCTTTCTTTTCCATAAAAGAACGTATGTTTTCTTTATTAATCATGCAGAAATGACAAGAATTGTCCATCTGTAGCACTGATGTTTCAAGTTGGTGAGAGTGCCACATATCATAATGTAAGTTGTGATCATTCATTTACGGGTTATGCTAACTGCTAATGCAGTAAATGTCCctccagaaaaagaaaaatacagctTTCATATATCTCTGTTTGGTATCTTTTATTGCCTAAGATATAGATTAAAATTGTTTGAATAGATGGGTGGGTGTAAACAATCACCTGATGCATGCAACAACAAGACTTGTCGTGGCTACGAAGTTGACATCATGCACTTCTCGATTGGAAATGCTATCCCTGGTAGATTGTATGGTGGAAACCCTATTGACAACAGAGATGGTAATGGGGGAGACAGGTAAATATTGTATACACCATTATCTTGTTTCATTAACacttgcaaaattctccaaattatCTTTACTCTGTTCACATGGTTTACAGATTTGGTCATCTGGTTGATTTGTATGCTTGGAACCCACATTGTCAGAATCTGGATGGAGTTAGTCCTACAGGTAAGAATGCATTGGAGTTATTGGCAATCAATCTATGAAATGTTAACTTGAATTATATATTCATCCCCTATCAATTAATACTTGAATCTTGATTGTTTTTGGTAATTAGGGAGTGaagtaaaggaaaagaggaaCAGAAATAAACTTGAAATCATTTTTATAGATGCAAGTACTGATTACTGAGGTCACAAAATTTACAGCTGAGCTTAATTGATATGGTTGACACTTACCATAAACCTAAAGAATTGGTGGCATGTTCTGCAAGGTGACTAAAGGGGAAATAACATTCCGATGAAATGAATATATGCATGTAACTTGAAGGATAAATCAATTATCAGATAGAATATCTTTGGCATGTCTGATGGCTACCATGGTAAATGTAATATCAGATGGATGTGCATCATTAGGTCTAAGCCAGTTTGAAGGCAGAGAAATCCTTGCATTCATCCTAGTCCCTCATTGTTGACTCAGAATTGGTCTGTTAAGAAAGAGGACTTTAACATACACAAATTGGGCATCAGTTTCTTCTTCGACTATTATATGCATTCACTTAATTCTTGTGATTTTCGGAGATCTTGTTTCTGCTAAATTCTTAGCAGGACACTACATTCTTGACCTCCGACTTTTGACTTGACTTTGTTAGTACTTAGCCTTATATCTTATTCTTAGGAAATGATACTGCTGCCCAGAATGACTGGAGGGGTGCATGGTGGCATAGCAGTTTTGCGACCCATTCAGGTAACATCTCTCACCCTTGTCAAATCTTGGATTTCTTCGTTTATCCTTCATAATGATGTTGTAAAGTTGGTTCTTCTTCTGGCCTCTTCATTTCTCAAATGGTCTTCTATTGACAGGTTATTCTGACGAAGACAGTCCTTATTCAACAAATGGTCAGAAGGGAACATTCTATTTTGAGTTTTCTAGGGCCCTGAGAACCATGGATCGTCTTCAGCAGGTATTCTATCACAGTGATGCCTTTCGTCTCAAGTCTTAATGAAATTTAGTCATGCATTAGTAACCTTGGCATTTAATATACACTCTAATGTCCCACCACCACAGGTGGACTCACCACGTGTATATAAGCATCGTTAATGAGATGCAAAAGGAAATAGGAAAATGAATTTTGCTCTTATTTCATAGGAGACTAAACAAAATATCTTGTGAGGAATGAAACAAGGAAGAGAAAATTGAGAGAAAACACTACTTGATTATTCTCTCAAGTTACTGGGTTTAAATAGTGAAGTATACAAGTTCTAAAATAAGAAAGAAGATCATAGACTATGTACATCATTACAGAAAAGAATCAACCTAATTAATTCTAATCGATCCTAATTGATACACAATATTATCTCCAATATTCTTAACACGTCCGTCAGCGCGCTATTTCATGCATGTTTTTCACTTGATTAGTATCTAGAGACAAAAGTAATGTTAAAACATGATTGCATAACTCAAGTTTGCTTTTGGGGTGTAAATAGGATGTGCAATTCACTATTGGTCAGACGAGCAAGTTTTCAGCTGCGTTTTGGTACCCAGCGGATGGAAACCCATGGCACGGATCAGGACATTACACTGTTAGCTGTGATTGGGTACCCCTAGATGTTCCTCCAGGTTCATCTGCAGGCGTCAAAGTGGTATCAAGAAGCTCTTGGGATGCTACCAGTGGTTTTGCTTTTCTCTTATCTGTCGTTTCATTTGGTGTATCCATTTTTGTTGGGTATTTGGTACATAAGAAAAATGCCATCTCTTTTCAACCCATCGATCTTTAGATTCTTTGGGGGGTTAGTTTTCCCACCTTCTAttcgtttttatttttttcttccttttaatGCAGATTTTTAGTGTCGTCTTTACCTTTTGATATAGAGGGATGGGCATGGCATATTCTTTTGTAATAAGTGCAGTTTTGTGTACTTGTCTGGTGCTTATATCTTGTACTCATTGAATGGCAAATTAGTGAAATGGCAGTTTCATTAGGAGATAACTCCATCTTGTATTACTTTAGCGtgttactccctccggttcacaataagtgaccaatttgcttttagcACGCCTACTaataaaatactaaattctatacaaaaatatctactatgactaaactacccctaattaagcatttaatgtgaggagtaagaaaactttttagggatatgtacataggggttattttataaaaacaaattgaattctttcttgattaaATAACTGGatacttattttgaaccaaaatgaaaaagcaaattgatcacttattgtgaaccgaaGGGAGTAGCATACAGGGAAAAACAAAAATTAGTTAGCAGGTGTGTTTTTAAGACACTTAAACTAAAGCTCAAAAAAGATATTATTATGAACTCCTGGATCTTTACTAATGAGACAAGTTGAAGTTTCTCAAAAGAATTCATAGCATGGGAAAGAAACCTGATTTACCTTGACCAGGAAACAATTTGACAAAGTGAAGCTAAATCATGTCTCTTAATCAGGTATTATATCTTCACTAGACTAATCTGAAAAGatgtactttttttttttggaaaataagtATTGGTTTCTTTTCTTTTAGGCAGTTGATACTTCAATTTTTTAAGGGAAGATCAAATAGAGGTTGTCGTCCTCTTTGGTTCTTAGCAAAGAAATTCAATGTATTAATATTTGCTTAGAGTAATTTTTTCTTCTTAAGAGATTTATATGCTAGAAGAAAATGTAGAGAATTTGTAGTGCTAGAGAAACTAAATTTTATAATATTGAAATTAGACGGACTTTAATTAAACGACAAGGACAATGGAGATACATATAAGATGCGAAACCAGAAAGCCAATGCCATTTCATTGAAAAGGAAAGacaaaaaatacaagaaaaagaGATGAGATACATGTTAAAAAGGAACACAACATTCTTGCTTTAAAGGGTTATGGGCCATAAAGACTCTTAACCCTAACAATCAATATTGCTGTTGATCGATGTAACTCATTTTCTTACTAAAACAGACTTAAATGCCAGTCTGGTaaactaagctcccgctatgtgcgggGTCCGGGAAAGGTCTAGACCACAAGGATCTATTGTACgaagccttaccctgcatttatgtaagaggttgtttccaccgcttgaacccgtgaccccgtcacgccaaggctccccttacTAAAACAAGACTATCTAGCATAAACCAAATGCCATTTCTGGCTACTAAACTATGGTTTGGCTAATAACTTCTGGTTTGAATTTAATCCCTTTAGCTATTTTTCAACATTCATAGGTGTATCGCCTGGAGGATCATCTTTATCGACCATGTTGACCTGCAATCTTAACTCACATTAATTaggaaaattgtgaaaaagaaTCCAGATTATTCGGACCAgtggaaaaataataataataataataagtgaaaataaaaagaaaaaggctaAAAGCCCTTACTTCTTCCATATGCATGTATCCATCAAAATCAACACCACCATTTGCAGGAGTAGCCCCTTCTTGTCCCATTGGTTTGTCATTAAGATCAACCAAAACTAGGCTATCAGTGAAATCGACAAAATTCAAATCATGCTCCTCAGATTGGATGTTCAAATCAAGTAGCTGATTATTATTGAAATCATAGCTATATATAGTTCCAAACCTATCTTGCATTATAATTTCTCCATTTCTTGTGAAAGCCAAAGGCCTATGTATCATAATTCCTAGTGAAACAGTAGCATGACAAGTCCAAGAATTCTTCACACCATATTCCTCCATCACCCAAAGGTGACAAGGTTGTCCCCTTGTCCCAAACCAATAATCAAAAACTGCACAAAATGCAAAAAGACCAAGTTTACCTTTAAACTCACCAATACATTCAGTTAGATCAACTCCACCTTCACCTTGACACTTTGGGCATTCAAATTCTTGAAATGTTTCTTCCCCTAAATGATATGACAAAATGACCATTTCATCCTCATATGTGTTGCTTTTAACAGCCTTCCAATGCAAACATTCATTGACAACAACTCCTGAAAACATGTCATGTCTTTTGTAGGAAAAATTACAACTTAGTTTAACTTCTTTCCAAACCTTTGTATTTAGTGAAAATACCTCAGCTCTAGATACAAAATCATATCCATGAGGAAGTCTACTTGgctcttcatcatcatcatcatcttcttcatctaaccAACCATAACAATCATTTTCAACAAAGCCAATTCTAACAACCTTGAAATCATTGGTTTTTTCATGATAACCAAATCCAAGACTCACTTGTATTATCTGAAGATCTAGTTCATGAAAATAAATATTTGAAGGGGGAAGGGTCAAGTACTTGTTTATAGTAGGATTAGCCAAATATATGATATGACCAAAACAGCTAATATCAGTGAGACAAGTTAAACCATTGACTGAACTCACAACAATGCAATTCAACATGCCTGGCAAATCAAAGGGGACTCTTAATTCAGATTCATGGTGAAAGTTTTTGGCATTGAGCAAAGTGAATGTCTTTTCTGGCTTGCTTTGGACAGGCACATAGAGAAGATAGTTTTTACCTGTTACAACTGAGGTTTCAAAATGTTTTTTGATGAAATCTTGATCTTTTATCATGGCATACCAAGATTTGCATGTAACAAGGAATTTGATCAGTTCTTTAGCAGGGAGAAGTAAGAGAATGGAGATGATGATCTCAAAGGGTAAAGATGGTAGAGACATTTTTAGCACACACACAAAGATTGAAAATtcacaaaagaaaaaatgttttTTTGAAGAAGAGCAAGAAAGGATGTAATAAAAGATATTTTTCCTAAGAAACTGAACTCATGTTTTTACTAGGGTTTTCTTGCAGAAATATTCAGGAAAAGAAATGTACTATATGATATGATAGACTCTAAGATATTGTACTGTATATATAGGGGGGAGTGTAGCTGTCTTTAGATTCATGTAATATGGCTTGATTAAGAAAGTTAATATAGCAGATAAGAATGGGATTATTACTaacaaatgaataaatttgaaatttgaaatttatgATGATCTGGTACTGGATTACACTACAGTAATTGTTTGAGGTAAAATCGCATTTAATGTAATTCTACGTTCATATCTCAGTTAAGTAGATACAATACAAACTGCAAAGATAACTCGTTGTTTAACAGGTGGCATAGAGGTCaaatattttaaaaagaaaaatagaaggatATATGGATTTCTCCTTTTCAAAATTTTTCTAAAAAGGGAATGAACTTTGCTTTATGTTGTAGAACCTTATAATAATGAGAGTTTCATGAGCAATATTGTTCTTTTAGTTTCCAATGGATGATCAGCTGGCTAGCTAGTATAATCAATTTTGTAAAACATACTTGTAAAGTCCTGTGATTATTGTTAATTAGATTCACATATCTTGTCCGTCTCCTAAGGAAGAAAATTTAACAATATGCTtctggcatatatatatatactatattaaaagtacgaaggcctttagcgaaatgtcgttcgcctttcccccctttaatttttagtttatatattgtaatttaggtttttatttttattttttaggagttctaaatcaactaaaattttagttTAAAATATATTCCTTATTTGAATATGTAGAAAGTTCTACATTTTGAAATCGATTAACTTTACTTTTTATAAACACTTCCCTAGGAAGGTAACAAAACCTTCCatgtttattttttctaatattaaTTTTCAGaataatgaaataaaaaaaaagcaaataaaaggaaaaaaagtaaaGGATTTGCGTTTTTTTTGCGTTTTAACTCCTTTTCAAATCGATTCTTCTACCTACAGGCTATAGGAATATAATTTTTAGTGGATAAAATTATATTACAGTTAAATATTTAAAATTGGAGATGAACAATATTAATAATTTAAATCAACAAGGAAATCAATTATTTCCTTCAATGTCGACAATAAATTATTAAATCTTTGAATTAATTAGTTAGCTAAAAATCTAATACAAATCTTTTCTATATTATGAATGATCTTAGCAAAATATTATTAGCCTTTTTTATTCTTTAGAAATAGAGTTCACACCAGACAAAGTAGTCATTTAATATTTTTCCAAATATTTAAGACATTAAAAacaactaaaaatataattactAAATCTTTCCTTAATAGATAAAAAGTCTAAAATTTGTGGCTTTAAATTAATTAAGATTTTACTTTATAAAAATTCTTTTCTTAACAAATTATATGAAGGACCAATACTCATATaaagattttgaagtcatttaaaaaatttattcaaaagaaattttgtttttttgtatattttatttttctagcGACACAAGAATTTTTAGACCGAAACTATGGCATAGTTGTCTTTAATTtggattttatttatatttaataattttattattattttaagagTAAATTCAAAAAAACAATATgtcaaaatatattttaaaaaggCAATAACAATCATAACACGAAAAAAATGCATGAAGTTATTCTTAAAACGTGAGTCATAATgcaaattttctttcaaaatttagtCTTTGAACTCCAAAATGAATTTAACTTATGCATAATAAATAGACATTATGATGCAGAGAAAAACTAAATTGAACGCTACAGACGCAAAATAAGAATTACGGCTAAAttgaacatatattttttatttaatcttTATTTATAACTCAAGCAAATTATTGtttaagtgattttttttttaaaattttatatttattagTATAGaatacacgcgcaacgcgcgtacccTAATACTAGTCAATTTAAAAAGAATAGAAGGTACTTATTATTTTGCTTCATCAATATGTTATGAAGGGCCAAACTAATTAATTCTACAATAATGACCTGCAAGTCTTTAAATATTGTGTAAAAGTTTTTTCTGCTGCCATTTATATAAAAATACAACAACTACAATTACGTTTCAATCCCACAATAGTAAGGTGAACCTCTGTTTTAAAAGGCAGAATTGGGACTCGCCCCGGGCTCGCCCCAGGGCAGAGCACTCGTAAAACGCCCCTGGACTTATGTGTGGAGCTTAGTTCCGTGAGACTTACGCCTCGACCGTCGGGGCTTACGTCCCAGACACGCCCAACGCCCAGCGTATTGGGCTTGCCTAATAGAACTTTATGTAATTGTGTGTAACGAACcttgtaaatcctcaaattttcttaataaatcattgactattcaaaattacttttttcttaatCAGTAAATTAagagtattttatgtcataattaaaataaaaattattccacgttatccactaagactgctatgataataaattttaaataaatctttcatttaaaattatttatttattaaattttgttatgtctttattatataatagtccataattttttttaataattattttcccaaatattatttttttcacgtttacgagatacaatacttattaatttaatagtCAGGTACTAGCTAGtaactatttacaaataattagttatcatggtatggtatggtgaattatgtgccactttattaacttgttgaaacttaaaaataaat
Proteins encoded in this window:
- the LOC104217244 gene encoding F-box/kelch-repeat protein At3g23880-like; the protein is MSLPSLPFEIIISILLLLPAKELIKFLVTCKSWYAMIKDQDFIKKHFETSVVTGKNYLLYVPVQSKPEKTFTLLNAKNFHHESELRVPFDLPGMLNCIVVSSVNGLTCLTDISCFGHIIYLANPTINKYLTLPPSNIYFHELDLQIIQVSLGFGYHEKTNDFKVVRIGFVENDCYGWLDEEDDDDDEEPSRLPHGYDFVSRAEVFSLNTKVWKEVKLSCNFSYKRHDMFSGVVVNECLHWKAVKSNTYEDEMVILSYHLGEETFQEFECPKCQGEGGVDLTECIGEFKGKLGLFAFCAVFDYWFGTRGQPCHLWVMEEYGVKNSWTCHATVSLGIMIHRPLAFTRNGEIIMQDRFGTIYSYDFNNNQLLDLNIQSEEHDLNFVDFTDSLVLVDLNDKPMGQEGATPANGGVDFDGYMHMEEVNMVDKDDPPGDTPMNVEK
- the LOC104217243 gene encoding uncharacterized protein; this translates as MGQPLLHLKLFLVSTLVVLGCTSWIQFVASHQESGDWHCEADEESRVVAEFRPGLVTLDGHADDWENIDGFEFSLLPALDPDHDHEYKGGKMTLKALHDGKDVYFLLQVDGEYLYKKGNDKNCPSVALMFQVGESATYHNMGGCKQSPDACNNKTCRGYEVDIMHFSIGNAIPGRLYGGNPIDNRDGNGGDRFGHLVDLYAWNPHCQNLDGVSPTGNDTAAQNDWRGAWWHSSFATHSGYSDEDSPYSTNGQKGTFYFEFSRALRTMDRLQQDVQFTIGQTSKFSAAFWYPADGNPWHGSGHYTVSCDWVPLDVPPGSSAGVKVVSRSSWDATSGFAFLLSVVSFGVSIFVGYLVHKKNAISFQPIDL